The Gammaproteobacteria bacterium genome includes a window with the following:
- a CDS encoding CsoS2 family carboxysome shell protein: GRAASMARRRAQAARGKAGVSAAGMTPAQAARAGNPELSGRELAQALREQRSRRGGAGQKKSAPTGRQRPARTSASQAAAQDAPWKVGASETADGQIVTGTMVGRSRDVTGDEASTCRTVTGTEYMGADIFRDFCQAEPTKGFNRVGVSSTGRGNRVTGNEVGRSGKVTGDEPGTCKQVTGTEYVGAGQSEAFCGAKAGKGPAKITSAETRGGKSVTGNNVGRSGKVTGDEVGADRVLTGTQYMQRGDGKAHGGVPAKVGASATLRGGEVTGTVVGRRQNMTGDEAGSCRNVTGDDYIGQEQFGQFCESTPKPKDRKVGVSATLSGERVTGTMTGRAERVTGDEPGTCKTVTGTPYAGAEQYGRFCEPSQADAAAARMRDGKRMFGSVMTGIQPSVGGKMTGDEKGACESVSGTPYVGADQAAAVCPAIAAEPGAPDFPQPLDGQAWGQFSVAPSVRESRDSQPNLSQPGSGVTGSTYEAGHITGPFGMATGKVTGTEEARFGRASGEPVVAESPMESELVHGRVKSRITGEGIDAGPKITGDDWDRGDRVTGTEGTSALARNPSRRGPGMPMAAAMAHGRPEEVPEPVSKVTGGSGNTEKGALITYSGGARG; encoded by the coding sequence GCCGGACAGAAAAAGTCCGCTCCGACCGGCCGGCAGCGGCCGGCTCGCACCAGTGCTTCGCAAGCTGCGGCCCAGGATGCGCCCTGGAAGGTGGGCGCCAGCGAAACCGCAGACGGTCAGATCGTGACCGGGACGATGGTCGGCCGCAGCCGAGACGTGACCGGCGACGAGGCGAGCACCTGCCGCACCGTGACCGGCACCGAATACATGGGCGCAGACATCTTCCGCGATTTCTGCCAGGCCGAACCGACCAAGGGTTTTAACCGCGTCGGCGTGAGTTCGACCGGCCGCGGCAACCGTGTCACCGGCAACGAGGTCGGCCGCAGCGGCAAGGTGACCGGCGACGAGCCCGGCACCTGCAAACAAGTGACCGGGACCGAATACGTCGGCGCCGGTCAGAGCGAGGCCTTCTGTGGCGCCAAGGCCGGGAAGGGCCCCGCCAAGATTACCAGCGCTGAAACCCGTGGCGGCAAAAGCGTGACCGGAAACAATGTCGGCAGGTCCGGCAAGGTCACCGGTGACGAGGTCGGTGCGGATCGCGTTCTGACCGGTACCCAGTACATGCAGCGCGGAGACGGCAAAGCGCATGGTGGCGTGCCGGCAAAGGTGGGCGCAAGTGCAACCCTGCGCGGTGGCGAAGTGACCGGCACGGTGGTCGGGCGGCGCCAGAACATGACGGGTGACGAGGCCGGCAGCTGCCGCAACGTCACCGGTGACGATTACATCGGCCAGGAACAGTTCGGCCAGTTTTGCGAATCGACTCCGAAGCCGAAGGACCGCAAGGTCGGCGTGTCTGCCACGCTCAGCGGTGAACGCGTTACCGGCACCATGACCGGTCGCGCGGAGCGGGTGACCGGCGATGAGCCGGGCACCTGCAAGACCGTCACCGGCACGCCCTATGCCGGGGCAGAACAGTACGGCCGGTTCTGTGAGCCGTCGCAGGCAGATGCCGCCGCTGCGCGTATGCGGGACGGCAAGCGCATGTTCGGCTCCGTTATGACCGGAATCCAGCCCTCCGTGGGCGGCAAGATGACCGGCGACGAGAAGGGTGCCTGCGAATCCGTCAGCGGTACGCCGTACGTCGGCGCCGATCAGGCCGCTGCGGTCTGTCCGGCAATCGCAGCGGAACCGGGTGCCCCGGACTTCCCGCAGCCGCTCGACGGTCAGGCCTGGGGGCAGTTCAGCGTTGCGCCATCGGTGCGTGAGTCCCGGGACTCTCAGCCCAATCTCAGTCAACCGGGATCCGGCGTGACCGGTTCCACCTACGAGGCTGGGCACATCACCGGCCCGTTCGGCATGGCGACCGGCAAGGTCACCGGCACCGAGGAGGCGCGTTTCGGGCGTGCCAGCGGTGAACCGGTCGTGGCTGAATCCCCGATGGAATCCGAGTTGGTGCACGGTCGAGTGAAGTCGCGCATCACCGGTGAAGGCATCGACGCCGGCCCGAAGATCACCGGCGACGATTGGGATCGTGGCGACCGGGTGACCGGCACCGAGGGTACTTCGGCGCTGGCCCGTAATCCGAGCCGCCGCGGCCCGGGCATGCCCATGGCCGCAGCCATGGCTCACGGTCGTCCGGAAGAGGTGCCGGAACCGGTCAGCAAGGTCACCGGAGGCAGCGGCAATACCGAGAAAGGTGCGTTGATCACCTACTCGGGCGGAGCGCGCGGCTGA
- a CDS encoding proton-conducting transporter membrane subunit, translating to MEQLVVVMAALPLLSAMLIQLLSARLGRQAARLSVTVMGITFALAAVILFSAVMHGASGQVALAGSWGIFLFDPLSSLMAVVISGISLIVHIYSVRYMAEEPGYARFFVLLDIMTATLLAMVAAGDLITLLIAWHLIGVLLYFLLGQDTRSHSAHRYAFWTLITYRFGDLPLVLAAGFLYHAYGTWSLPEIFSHIAEGPAIHSILGLPLTGLVAALVAVAAFARSAQFLLHTWLPYTMGGPTPVSALMHAGIVNAGGFLINRFAPVFAHTDGVLHWVFIVGLVTALIGSVLMLTQNDIKKSLGYSTMGQMGFMIMECGVGAFSLAIFHLISHGLFKGTLFLGAGGVINEARKDDGVPKDELYTFMVEKRPASVRRPWVLMAAITLAVPVSILVIAHLLIGKNNFQEQGAIVLLFFGWVTGAQLIFATYRMRTQNVWRLVTLSIFSFTVVVLGYTLISHAFELFLYPDEVFRHQIYAAADINVLRFDMLVVLITALVVAGWVLTYYSEYNGNRRGGNPGRLWLTFYALISREFYLPDLFSRFARALLATATRLNVWMRWV from the coding sequence ATGGAACAGCTTGTCGTAGTAATGGCAGCCTTGCCCCTGCTGTCCGCTATGTTGATACAGCTGCTGTCCGCCCGTCTGGGCAGGCAGGCTGCACGGCTGAGCGTGACCGTTATGGGCATCACCTTTGCGCTGGCCGCTGTCATCCTGTTCTCGGCCGTCATGCATGGTGCTTCCGGTCAGGTCGCTTTGGCAGGCTCGTGGGGCATATTCCTGTTCGATCCGCTGAGCTCGTTGATGGCGGTGGTCATCTCGGGCATCAGTTTGATCGTTCATATCTATTCCGTGCGCTACATGGCCGAAGAGCCCGGCTATGCGCGGTTTTTTGTGCTGCTCGATATCATGACCGCCACGCTGCTGGCGATGGTTGCCGCCGGCGATCTGATCACCCTGTTGATCGCCTGGCATTTGATCGGGGTCCTGCTGTATTTTCTGCTCGGCCAGGATACCCGCAGCCACTCGGCTCATCGCTACGCTTTCTGGACCCTTATTACCTACCGCTTCGGGGACCTGCCTTTGGTGCTGGCCGCCGGATTTTTGTATCACGCCTACGGTACCTGGTCGTTACCCGAAATCTTTTCGCACATCGCTGAGGGTCCGGCGATACACAGTATCCTTGGCCTGCCATTGACCGGTCTGGTTGCCGCGCTGGTGGCGGTGGCGGCCTTCGCGCGCTCGGCGCAGTTTTTGCTGCACACCTGGCTGCCCTACACCATGGGTGGTCCAACACCCGTTTCGGCCTTGATGCATGCGGGTATCGTCAATGCGGGTGGTTTTCTGATCAACCGCTTCGCGCCCGTTTTCGCCCACACCGATGGGGTGCTGCACTGGGTGTTCATTGTCGGGTTGGTGACCGCGCTGATCGGTTCGGTCCTCATGCTCACCCAAAACGACATCAAGAAATCCCTTGGCTACTCGACCATGGGGCAGATGGGTTTCATGATCATGGAATGCGGCGTCGGCGCCTTCTCCCTGGCGATCTTCCACCTCATCTCCCACGGGCTGTTCAAAGGGACGCTCTTTTTGGGCGCGGGCGGTGTTATCAACGAGGCCCGCAAAGATGACGGCGTACCCAAGGACGAGCTCTATACCTTCATGGTGGAAAAGCGCCCGGCAAGCGTGCGCCGACCCTGGGTGCTGATGGCCGCCATTACCCTGGCAGTGCCCGTAAGCATCCTGGTGATCGCCCATCTGCTGATCGGCAAAAATAATTTTCAGGAACAGGGGGCCATCGTGCTGTTGTTCTTCGGGTGGGTGACGGGCGCTCAGTTGATCTTCGCCACCTACCGGATGCGTACGCAGAACGTGTGGCGCCTGGTGACGCTGAGTATCTTTTCATTCACGGTGGTGGTGCTGGGCTATACGCTCATCAGCCATGCTTTCGAGCTGTTTCTCTATCCGGACGAGGTGTTTCGCCATCAGATCTACGCCGCGGCCGATATCAATGTGTTGCGTTTCGACATGCTGGTCGTATTGATCACCGCTTTGGTCGTGGCGGGTTGGGTGCTGACCTACTACTCCGAATACAACGGCAATCGTCGAGGCGGGAACCCGGGTCGGTTGTGGCTGACCTTTTATGCGCTGATCTCGCGTGAATTTTACCTGCCCGATCTGTTCTCCCGCTTCGCCCGTGCGCTGCTGGCAACGGCGACACGGCTGAACGTCTGGATGAGGTGGGTGTGA
- the parA gene encoding ParA family partition ATPase: MAVIALVGNKGGAGKTTLAVNFATLLVKEAAAVVLDADPQGSVLQWQGIAGTDTDLAVVDASVDLADSFAHTAGRYEHVVIDCPPSVHAPQTHAALAVSDVALIPVQPSPLDLWATVHIEHAVEEARKTNPELRTLLVINQLESRTRLSRLIRQALAELELPAAQTAIRRRAVYRASVLEGKSVLDMGSSGAAAAEEIRNLISEVVPT, translated from the coding sequence ATGGCCGTGATCGCGCTGGTCGGTAACAAGGGAGGTGCGGGCAAGACCACGCTTGCCGTTAATTTCGCCACGCTGCTGGTGAAAGAGGCAGCCGCCGTTGTGCTGGATGCCGATCCCCAGGGTTCGGTGTTGCAGTGGCAGGGCATTGCCGGCACCGATACGGATCTCGCGGTGGTCGATGCGTCGGTTGACCTTGCGGACAGCTTCGCTCACACCGCAGGTCGCTATGAGCATGTGGTGATCGATTGTCCGCCATCGGTGCACGCACCCCAGACCCATGCGGCCCTGGCTGTCAGCGATGTCGCCCTCATACCGGTGCAGCCTTCGCCGCTCGATCTGTGGGCGACCGTGCATATCGAACATGCCGTTGAAGAGGCACGCAAAACCAACCCGGAGCTCAGGACATTGCTGGTGATCAACCAGCTTGAGTCGCGCACCCGGCTTTCCCGTCTGATCCGCCAGGCATTGGCCGAGCTGGAACTGCCTGCCGCACAAACGGCGATTCGCCGGCGCGCCGTTTACCGGGCCAGCGTGCTGGAGGGTAAGAGTGTGCTGGATATGGGAAGCAGCGGTGCGGCCGCTGCTGAGGAGATCCGCAACCTGATCAGTGAGGTAGTCCCGACATGA
- a CDS encoding carboxysome peptide A — MKICQVERPLVATNRIAGMEHKHLQVVRDGSVLAVAVDAVGCIPGDWVICVGSSAAREAAGSKEYPSDLTIVGIIDHWPPAEGEDEG; from the coding sequence ATGAAGATCTGTCAGGTCGAACGGCCGCTGGTCGCCACCAATCGCATTGCCGGCATGGAACACAAGCATCTGCAGGTCGTGCGTGACGGGTCTGTGTTGGCCGTCGCAGTCGATGCGGTCGGCTGCATCCCGGGTGACTGGGTCATCTGCGTGGGCAGCTCGGCGGCGCGAGAGGCGGCGGGCAGCAAGGAATATCCAAGCGATCTGACCATAGTCGGGATCATCGATCATTGGCCGCCTGCTGAAGGCGAGGATGAAGGCTGA
- a CDS encoding 4a-hydroxytetrahydrobiopterin dehydratase has product MSNQWQERKRPNRLERRYEFADYSALRDFLDRAAELSEREGLYPDIGFGRDYANITIHCEEGVDELGDAQRDFAERLDELYPDAGTH; this is encoded by the coding sequence ATGAGCAACCAGTGGCAGGAACGCAAGCGTCCCAACCGTCTGGAGCGGCGCTATGAGTTTGCGGACTATTCGGCGCTGCGTGATTTTCTCGATCGCGCCGCCGAACTCTCCGAACGAGAAGGGTTGTATCCCGACATCGGGTTCGGTCGTGACTACGCAAACATAACCATCCACTGCGAAGAAGGTGTGGATGAACTGGGCGATGCCCAACGGGACTTTGCAGAGCGGCTGGACGAGCTCTATCCCGATGCCGGGACCCATTGA
- a CDS encoding carboxysome shell carbonic anhydrase, with the protein MQRTQRHHQNRDRILGTAPMRRPGAVGLPAGGSETGDLAATVSTGISTRAASRPMRGGRTRNVADSHALVRAQENARLNDYEQGVKAAFDGIVPVLKRISALQHEADFEIRAQEIARRELGFELPEEILADAWVEQLDMRRLYAWCTFATYRRFCDEFFTHDPLAAGDADSFEDYLQTCGFHTLDISPCADGRLAHVIRYVLRLPHRAVRRKSYAGAMFDIEDSIQKWVETEMLRYREGRPNTADAPTRYLKLVAYHYSSVDPEHEGCAAHGSDTARAAAAGLDRLRAFQQAIENSFCCGASIDLLLIGVDTDTDAIRVHVSDTDGGIDLNRYVDAMELYTATAGVGASRAKRDIHDAVRRSSPDVAEGMVSLVERLIENNFSQIAYVRSYHGDHYADVGHAERFIGAGVGFEEIQLRNLMYFAYLNTLEEATQDMDVGINIFTGLNVRHGLPAPVVVRFDYHGQVPGARERAVEHCRRVTDAIKARYPDLFERGLLHVLQVVRDH; encoded by the coding sequence ATGCAACGCACTCAACGCCATCACCAGAATCGTGACCGGATCCTCGGCACCGCGCCGATGCGGCGACCCGGCGCCGTCGGACTCCCGGCGGGCGGATCCGAAACGGGTGACCTGGCCGCAACCGTGTCTACCGGTATCAGCACGCGTGCGGCTTCACGGCCGATGCGCGGCGGGCGAACCAGAAACGTGGCGGACAGCCACGCGCTTGTCCGCGCGCAGGAGAATGCGCGACTGAATGACTACGAACAGGGTGTAAAGGCTGCGTTCGACGGCATTGTGCCGGTGCTGAAGCGGATCTCCGCGCTGCAGCACGAGGCGGATTTCGAGATCCGTGCGCAGGAAATCGCGCGTCGCGAGCTCGGCTTCGAGTTGCCAGAGGAGATTCTCGCCGATGCCTGGGTCGAACAGCTTGATATGCGTCGGCTGTACGCCTGGTGCACATTCGCAACGTATCGTCGTTTCTGCGACGAGTTCTTCACGCACGATCCGCTGGCTGCCGGCGATGCGGACAGCTTTGAAGACTACCTGCAGACCTGCGGATTCCACACGCTCGATATCTCGCCCTGTGCGGACGGGCGCTTGGCGCACGTGATCCGCTATGTGCTGCGTTTGCCGCACCGCGCGGTGCGCCGCAAGTCCTACGCCGGCGCGATGTTCGACATCGAGGACAGCATCCAGAAGTGGGTGGAGACCGAGATGCTGCGCTACCGCGAGGGGCGTCCGAATACCGCCGATGCCCCGACCCGCTACCTGAAGCTGGTCGCCTATCACTACAGTTCGGTGGACCCGGAGCATGAAGGTTGCGCTGCGCACGGTTCCGATACCGCAAGGGCGGCGGCAGCAGGTCTGGACCGTCTGAGGGCTTTTCAGCAGGCCATCGAGAACAGCTTCTGTTGCGGCGCATCCATCGATCTGCTGTTGATCGGTGTGGATACCGACACCGATGCCATCCGGGTGCACGTATCGGACACCGATGGCGGGATCGACCTGAATCGTTATGTCGACGCGATGGAGCTGTACACCGCAACTGCGGGCGTGGGTGCCTCGCGCGCCAAGCGCGACATCCACGACGCGGTCCGCCGGTCGTCTCCGGATGTGGCCGAGGGCATGGTATCCCTGGTCGAGCGTCTGATCGAAAACAACTTTTCGCAGATCGCCTATGTGCGCAGTTATCACGGTGATCACTATGCGGACGTCGGGCATGCCGAACGCTTCATCGGCGCAGGCGTCGGCTTCGAGGAGATACAGCTGCGCAATCTGATGTATTTCGCCTACCTCAACACGCTTGAGGAGGCCACACAGGATATGGATGTCGGCATCAATATCTTTACCGGTCTGAACGTCCGTCACGGCCTGCCGGCACCGGTGGTAGTGCGCTTCGACTACCACGGCCAGGTCCCCGGAGCACGCGAACGTGCAGTCGAGCACTGCCGGCGTGTCACCGATGCGATCAAGGCGCGCTACCCGGATCTGTTCGAACGTGGCCTGCTGCATGTGTTGCAGGTGGTCCGCGACCACTGA
- a CDS encoding BMC domain-containing protein, with protein MATENYGIALGMIETRGLVPAIEAADAMTKAAEVSLISREFIGGGYVTVMVRGETGAVNAAVRAGADACERVGDGLVAAHIIARPHREVEPVLGSN; from the coding sequence ATGGCAACTGAAAACTACGGTATCGCACTGGGCATGATCGAGACGCGCGGGCTGGTACCCGCCATCGAGGCTGCCGACGCCATGACCAAGGCGGCGGAAGTCAGTCTGATCAGCCGTGAATTCATCGGTGGCGGCTACGTCACCGTCATGGTCCGCGGCGAGACCGGGGCGGTGAACGCTGCCGTCCGTGCGGGCGCTGACGCCTGTGAACGGGTCGGAGACGGTCTGGTGGCGGCGCACATCATTGCGCGTCCGCACCGTGAGGTCGAACCGGTATTGGGCAGTAACTAA
- a CDS encoding ferritin-like domain-containing protein, giving the protein MSRPTDQRVLGYLGRALSLELSAVQQYSTQARLVATWGLAEPARRLRDEAVEEMGHVDRVISRMLALGVAPNASQLRPARLGQNLQELLRQDQVLEQELVSLYGDATRYCARQGDHDNRLFFEALLEEEKGHGSEFVRWLEELERPGAAVSVKQRATF; this is encoded by the coding sequence ATGAGCAGGCCCACGGATCAACGTGTTCTCGGGTATCTCGGTCGGGCGCTGAGTCTCGAGCTAAGTGCGGTTCAGCAGTACAGCACCCAGGCGCGGCTTGTCGCGACCTGGGGGCTGGCCGAACCGGCACGACGCTTGCGCGACGAGGCTGTCGAGGAGATGGGACATGTGGATCGGGTTATCTCACGCATGCTGGCGTTGGGTGTGGCGCCGAATGCATCTCAATTGCGCCCGGCGCGGCTTGGTCAGAACCTGCAGGAACTATTGCGTCAAGACCAGGTGCTTGAGCAGGAGCTTGTGAGTCTGTACGGCGACGCCACCCGCTACTGCGCGCGTCAGGGTGATCATGACAATCGCCTTTTTTTCGAGGCGCTCCTCGAGGAGGAAAAAGGTCATGGAAGCGAGTTTGTCCGTTGGCTCGAGGAGTTGGAACGACCTGGCGCCGCCGTTTCCGTAAAGCAGCGCGCCACCTTCTAA
- a CDS encoding BMC domain-containing protein: MANDNYGIALGMIETRGLVPAIEAADAMTKAAEVRLIGREFVGGGYVTVLVRGETGAVNAAVRAGADACERVGDGLVAAHIIARPHREVEPVLDGENAMAGNRPARS, translated from the coding sequence ATGGCAAATGACAACTACGGTATCGCACTGGGCATGATCGAGACGCGCGGGCTGGTGCCCGCCATCGAGGCGGCGGACGCCATGACCAAGGCTGCGGAGGTGCGTCTGATCGGGCGTGAATTCGTGGGCGGTGGTTACGTCACCGTGCTGGTGCGCGGGGAGACGGGTGCGGTCAACGCTGCCGTGCGCGCCGGCGCCGATGCCTGCGAGCGCGTGGGCGACGGTCTGGTGGCCGCGCACATCATTGCCCGCCCTCACCGCGAAGTCGAACCGGTGCTCGATGGCGAAAATGCCATGGCCGGCAATCGTCCTGCACGCAGCTGA
- a CDS encoding carboxysome peptide B, with translation MEIFQVESPLVVTRRVDGLKHNSLRVLRSVSGKRQVAVDPVGSREGNWVFTVSGSAARYAVGDFGILTDLTIGGIIDRWEEESDSADAVKHAPTNP, from the coding sequence ATGGAAATATTCCAGGTCGAATCGCCACTGGTCGTGACCCGTCGCGTGGATGGCTTGAAGCACAACAGCCTGCGTGTGCTGCGCAGCGTGAGCGGCAAACGGCAGGTCGCGGTCGACCCGGTGGGTTCGCGCGAGGGCAACTGGGTGTTCACGGTCAGTGGCTCGGCCGCGCGTTACGCGGTCGGCGATTTCGGGATCCTGACCGATCTGACAATTGGCGGAATCATCGATCGCTGGGAAGAAGAATCGGATTCGGCGGATGCGGTAAAGCACGCCCCGACGAATCCTTGA
- a CDS encoding DUF2309 domain-containing protein, with protein sequence MTLPLGQKLQIRAMIYVAGESIPYFWPMRSFIHHNPLHGLEHLPFAEAIEEGRRLFHAKGYLSRADYQRYLAQGRIDKVELASGVDRFLADQESLPELDWNSWLQALLTQTGQPVVQPGMLARVSDIQSALSQRPLGASTPEDEMLVEGLRSELLGSRPVYEAVDALYGTEIGSELDELVIKSCLDFFDEGQSVWGMPGREQGFFSAWRDVASHNGRFYLRGLHIDRVIGGDDTPEAVIDHVMQTLGVPAQCWVGYFTRELARLHGWAGFVRWRSNAKNYYWSERYPADLVDLLAVRLTLGLALLSERGRKGVAVTAADVAQLIERRPHETYLRHELHSGSVLPSFAQRVEQTLAEGRPQKIERLCSDYVSEKRADEARRQAGRLTGLAQKAGQPQTLEQLSDDGLRRLLETLREFEHREGMIWLRAMEEQAVHRLLEGVMLEPEVVRDKRPFAQALFCIDTRSERIRRHLENVGDYQTYGIAGFFGVPVSFMELGKGSEINLCPVLLTPKNLVLEMAVSESRDDMAAVTVLEKALHELKESVLTPFVTVEAIGLLFGLDMVGKTLIPQHYNRWRQRLYESRPQTHLLLDKLTREQADSIVRAVQRAVITKAVEQEFGLEAEGINDALVRELREAAMGNRQDAPGLVTSLGLGERAAQDFIERLRQVYRIDPAFAELQMERLGRLGFSLDEQAGFVGQALRSIGLTKDFSRFILLVGHGSTSENNPYESALDCGACGGNHGLVNARAVAQMANKPEVRDRLREQGIEIPDDAWFVPALHDTTTDELQLFDLDRLPSSHVLYMDRLRNGLLAASRLCAQERMPLLHSKAGSVEPAEAFKGAQRNSMDWSQVRPEWGLAGNAYFVIGRRALTRSSSLEGRAFLHSYDYRLDPKRRLLENILAGPLVVGQWINMEHYFSTVDNERFGSGSKVYHNVAGRFGVMTGNLSDLRTGLPAQTVLDGGKPFHQPLRLITAIEAPFDHAWRAVESVAAVKSLVRNGWIRLLIIDPEQGTVNVYEDGRWDSRRLDPASAQAFVEETTAS encoded by the coding sequence ATGACGCTTCCGCTCGGTCAAAAGCTTCAGATCCGCGCCATGATCTATGTGGCGGGCGAGTCTATTCCCTATTTCTGGCCTATGCGCTCGTTCATTCACCACAATCCACTTCATGGCCTGGAGCACCTGCCGTTTGCGGAGGCGATCGAAGAAGGCAGGCGGCTGTTTCATGCCAAGGGATATCTGAGCCGGGCGGACTATCAGCGTTACCTGGCGCAAGGAAGGATCGATAAAGTGGAACTGGCCTCCGGTGTGGACAGGTTTCTTGCCGATCAGGAGTCCCTGCCCGAGCTGGATTGGAATAGCTGGCTGCAGGCCCTGCTGACGCAGACCGGTCAGCCCGTCGTTCAGCCGGGGATGCTCGCCCGGGTCTCCGATATACAAAGCGCCTTGAGCCAGCGCCCGCTGGGAGCCTCCACGCCCGAAGACGAGATGCTGGTCGAGGGGCTGCGCAGCGAATTGCTGGGTTCCCGTCCGGTCTACGAGGCTGTGGACGCGCTCTATGGAACCGAGATCGGTTCGGAGCTTGACGAGCTTGTCATAAAGAGCTGCCTGGACTTCTTTGACGAAGGCCAGTCCGTATGGGGCATGCCCGGGCGCGAGCAGGGGTTTTTCTCCGCATGGCGAGATGTGGCCAGCCACAACGGTCGTTTTTACTTAAGAGGCCTGCATATCGACCGCGTGATTGGTGGCGATGATACCCCGGAGGCAGTCATCGACCACGTTATGCAAACCCTTGGCGTGCCGGCGCAATGCTGGGTGGGTTACTTCACCCGTGAGCTTGCACGCCTGCATGGCTGGGCCGGTTTTGTCCGTTGGCGCTCCAATGCCAAGAATTATTATTGGTCCGAGCGCTATCCCGCAGATCTGGTCGACCTCCTGGCTGTGCGCCTGACCCTCGGTTTGGCGTTGTTGAGCGAGCGCGGCCGTAAGGGAGTCGCGGTGACCGCCGCCGATGTGGCGCAGCTCATCGAGCGACGCCCCCACGAAACCTACCTGCGTCACGAACTCCATAGTGGTTCGGTGCTGCCGTCATTTGCGCAGCGCGTGGAGCAGACGCTGGCTGAGGGGCGCCCGCAGAAAATCGAGCGGCTCTGTTCCGACTACGTCTCCGAGAAGCGTGCCGATGAAGCCCGGCGCCAGGCGGGACGCCTTACCGGGCTGGCGCAGAAGGCGGGCCAACCCCAGACGCTGGAGCAGCTTTCCGATGACGGGCTGCGCAGGTTATTGGAGACGCTGCGCGAATTCGAGCACCGCGAGGGCATGATCTGGTTGCGGGCCATGGAGGAGCAGGCGGTGCATCGCCTGCTTGAGGGCGTCATGCTTGAACCCGAAGTTGTGCGAGACAAGCGCCCCTTTGCGCAAGCCCTGTTTTGCATCGATACACGTTCGGAGCGCATCCGTCGGCATCTGGAAAACGTGGGCGATTATCAGACGTACGGTATTGCCGGATTTTTTGGTGTACCCGTGAGTTTCATGGAGCTGGGCAAGGGAAGTGAAATCAATCTTTGTCCGGTACTGCTGACGCCGAAGAATCTCGTCCTGGAAATGGCGGTTTCCGAAAGCAGGGATGATATGGCTGCCGTGACGGTGCTCGAGAAAGCGCTGCACGAACTCAAGGAATCCGTGCTCACACCGTTCGTCACCGTTGAGGCGATCGGGCTGTTGTTTGGTCTGGATATGGTGGGCAAGACGCTGATTCCGCAGCACTACAATCGCTGGCGACAGCGGCTGTATGAAAGCAGGCCGCAAACCCACCTGCTGCTCGACAAGCTGACCCGCGAACAGGCGGATTCAATCGTTCGAGCGGTGCAGCGTGCGGTGATCACCAAGGCCGTCGAACAGGAATTCGGCCTGGAGGCTGAAGGGATTAACGATGCATTGGTGCGTGAGCTGCGTGAAGCAGCCATGGGAAATCGACAGGATGCACCGGGGTTGGTGACGTCACTGGGCCTGGGTGAACGCGCTGCTCAGGACTTTATTGAGCGGCTGCGCCAGGTCTACCGCATCGATCCGGCCTTTGCCGAGCTGCAGATGGAGCGGCTTGGGCGATTGGGTTTCAGTCTCGATGAGCAGGCCGGTTTCGTCGGACAGGCATTGCGTTCAATCGGACTCACAAAAGACTTCTCCCGCTTCATCCTGCTGGTTGGTCATGGCAGCACCTCCGAAAACAATCCCTACGAATCTGCGCTCGACTGCGGTGCTTGCGGCGGAAATCACGGTCTGGTGAACGCGCGTGCCGTGGCGCAAATGGCCAACAAGCCGGAGGTGCGGGACAGGTTGCGTGAGCAGGGCATCGAGATACCGGATGATGCCTGGTTCGTGCCGGCGCTCCATGACACGACTACCGATGAGTTGCAGCTGTTCGATCTGGATCGCCTTCCTTCATCCCACGTGCTCTACATGGACCGTTTGCGAAACGGACTGCTGGCCGCCTCGCGTCTTTGCGCCCAGGAGCGTATGCCGCTGCTGCATAGTAAAGCCGGTTCCGTGGAACCCGCGGAGGCATTCAAGGGCGCCCAACGAAACTCCATGGACTGGTCCCAGGTGCGTCCGGAGTGGGGCTTGGCGGGTAATGCTTATTTCGTCATCGGCCGTCGAGCGCTGACCCGGTCGTCGTCTCTGGAGGGACGTGCCTTTCTGCATTCCTATGACTACCGTCTGGACCCCAAGCGCCGATTGCTGGAGAACATTCTCGCCGGTCCGCTCGTGGTCGGCCAATGGATCAACATGGAGCACTACTTTTCCACGGTGGACAACGAGCGGTTCGGCAGCGGCAGCAAGGTGTATCACAACGTGGCCGGTCGATTCGGGGTGATGACGGGCAATCTGAGCGACTTGCGCACCGGCCTGCCGGCGCAGACGGTTCTCGACGGCGGCAAGCCTTTCCATCAACCGCTGCGGCTCATTACGGCGATCGAGGCGCCATTCGACCATGCATGGCGCGCCGTGGAGAGCGTGGCGGCGGTGAAGTCACTGGTACGCAACGGTTGGATTCGATTGCTGATCATCGACCCCGAGCAAGGGACCGTGAATGTGTACGAAGACGGTCGGTGGGATAGCCGCCGTTTGGACCCAGCCTCTGCACAGGCGTTCGTTGAGGAGACAACCGCATCATGA